GTGTATACCCTTGCAAATACCTCGGCCTACCGCTTACAATCCGGAAACAAACGTCGGCTCAGCTGATGGGGCTCGTGGATTGCCTTGCGCGCAAACTGCCAACTTGGAGGGCCACCTCCATGCCGAAGAGTGGCCGCCTTCTGCTGATCAAATCGGTCCCCTGTGCAACTCCGATCCACGCAATGATGGCGCTTGACATTCCTCAGAAGGTGCTCAAAGCCATGAGAAGAATTTGCAGGGGCTTCCTCTGGTGCGCCCGCGCGAGCGCCAATGGTGGGCACTGCAGAGTTGCCTGGGAGGCCGTTTGCGCGCCCAAGTGGGCGGGCGGCTTGGGCCTTCCCAACGTCCGGTGGCTGAACATAGCTATTCAAGCCCGGCGGCTCTGGCTCCAGCACACAGATCAGTCCAGACCATGGGCTGAATTCCAAATTACAGTTCCTGTGGAATCGCGGCAACTCTTCAGGGCAGCCACAAAAACTATGCTGGGCGATGGCAAGTGTGCCCGCTTCTGGGAAGATCGGTGGCTCGGCGGCTTTACGGTCCAAGACCTTGCCCCATCCATATATGCAATTGTCGCTCCCAGTGCACGGGGTTCTCGGACGGTCCATCGGGCGGTTTATACGGGGGACTGGGCTTTAGACATCGGCCCCGACCTCTCCAGCGAGCAGTTGAATGAATACATGAGCCTTTGGGACCGGGTAAGTAACATGGCGCTGAGACCGGCAGAACCGGACTGCATGACCTAGAGTTGGGAGGCCAATGGGGACTACTCCACTAAATCTGCTTACGAGGCCCGGTTTGTGGGGTGGGAAGTAGAGCCGACGACAGAATTCACGTGGAAATCAAAAGGCCCCACTCCGTTGCCGTTTCTTTCTCTGGCTGGCGATGCACAACAGGTGCTGGACCTCAGACAGACTCGCGAGGCGAGGCTTGGACCACCAAGAGACGTGCCCCTTCTGTGACCAGCACGAAGAGACCATCGATCATCTCCTTTTGGGTTGTGTCTTTGTGAGGGATATTTGGCATGTCCTTTGTTGAGCTCTCGGTAGGCCAAAGTGGACGCCGAGCCCGGACTCGAGGCTGCGGGACTGGGGTGCCGTCACAGCTACTCTTGGGCCAGCGACGAAGGACACACACGCATTGCTGCTGCTAGTGTTGTGGGAAATCTGGAAGCACCAAAACGCGATCGTCTTCGATGGCGCATCCCTTTCCTTGAAGACGCCCGTGAGTAGAATTGACACCGAAGGACGCAGATGGAAGCAAGCTGGCATCTTCAAAGGCAGCGTAGAACCTCTTCTAAAAGGTTTAGTTAGGTGGGCTGAGGGGAGAAGTTAGGCTTTGGTAGTACACGGCTAAGCCGGCGGTGTTGGTCCGCATGTAACATTGCAACATGTGAACGCCAATGTGGACGGGCTCTTGTCACCACCCTCTTCCTTTAATATATagtacgcacactcgtgcgtattcgagaaaaaaaaaggaaaatgtgAAGTGCAAGATAAACTGGCCAAGCTGTACCACAGGGAGGAAATAATGTGGCGTCGGTGATCCAGAGTACAATGGCTCAAGGAGGGGGACCGGAACACAAAGTGCTTCCAAAAGAAGGCAACATTAAGGAAGAAAAAGAATCAGATTAGTAAACATTGTAAACTGGACGGGACATTCATGGAGGACACGGCCGATAACAAACACGGTCTGAACGTGAGGCCCCGACGACCTCCCTACTAACCGACAGCCACATGCCATCGCGAGGGGGAGGAGTTGCCACAGAAGGCAATCCGAGCTCCGAAGGAAGAACGGTCATGAGTTATTCTCGAATTCAAagttccttttttttttctttttttgaaaacGAATTCAAAGTTCCTGACCGTATCTGTTGGTTTCCACCTGAGGTGGCAACATATTGTTGTTGCGGTGGCGCCCGATGGATGGTAAGGTGGCAACATTTTAAAGTAGGTTTCccggctttatagataaagcaaccaTCACATGAAAGACCGTCAGAGGAAAGTGGCAATGTCGACCGACAGAGACGACGGGAAAACCCCCTGAAAATTTCACAAGTCTAGATAGAGTTTTATTTACACGAACATCCCCCGGGAGTTTGTTTGATCGCTGCCACTTCTTTACCTCAACACACAGCCTcttatttattactccctccgtaaagaaatataagagcatttagatcattaaagtagtgatctaaacgctcttatatatgtttacagagggagtacagggGAAAAACGACTATTACTTTGTTCCACTGCTACTTACTACTTACTTTACCACTAATGCTGCATGCGCGCGCCTTCTCTTTCAGTCTCGATCATTCAAGCTTCAAACGTCTCCCGTCCCGGGATCACTTCTTCAGTCCCGGCCTCGAGACAACGACAACGATCAATGCAGCACAGAGGTTGTCGCGCCGACCCGGCGGCGCTCTACACGACGGTGCCGTCCTTGATGGTCGCGTTCTTCTGGATCACCACGATCCCGGACCTGATGTAGTACCCTTCCTCCGGCCTGTCGGCTTCTTGCACTCCCTGTCAGAAATGGCACAAAGCAGCATGGTTTCAGAGGCAAGTGTTGTTTTCTTCAGAATTTTGGGACCAAGTTTAAACTCTGAAGGAGGGTATCTTACCTCCTTGTTTGAGATGACCACGTCCCTTCCTATCCTCGCGTTCATGTCGATGATGCAGTTGCTGCAATGTATCCACGTAAAAGTGTTAAAGATAATGTGTCACTTGCGCCGAACGACACGTGTTGTTTCTGAGGTACAGATCAGTCTCTCtcacctgatctttgtgttctccccGACGCCGATGGGGACCTTGCCCTCCGACATCAGCCTCGAGATCTCGTCCTCGGTCTCGTACGAGTCCGCGCCCATCATCATCGCGTTCTGCAAACAAACACCATTCAGAAGAATGACAGCGTTCAGACACATGATGATTTTTACagttgacatgcaccacatgcattaATTCGGTGCGAAAAAACATACCTTGAGCTCGCTTCCGGAGTTTAGGCGTGAACGGACGCCGATGATGGAGTGCTCGATTTTGCATTCACGCAAGAAGCAGCCGTGCGAAATGATCGCTTCTTTGATCTGCACACAGAAGAATCCATATCAGATGCTTACCACCGAGGCTTGTATGGAATAGTCTGAATAGCAGGTCCATTCTAACACGTACCCTGCACTTGTCTGACTTTGTTGGTGGTAAGTACCGAGGCGAAGTGAAGAAGGGAGTTTTTGGATCATAAAATTCAAACTTTGGAGGCTGCAAAATAAAAAATGTGTGAGAAGATTGAAATTATGTTACTTGAAGTCTCTCAGTGCAACTTTATCATTTATCAGATGATTTAAGCCTAACTACTTCTGCAATAACATCAAGTCAACTTGGAAGAAACAAAACTAGAATGTCACCTGCTCGCAGAGGGCCATGTTCGCATCGAAGAAGGATCTGATTGTTCCAATGTCCTCCCAGTAGTCAGTGAAGACATATGCCTGACAAACATAGTGTCAAATGAACGGTCGTGCAATGCAGAGGAAATCGTTTTTACAGACTGCATTTCATGCAGGTGCTACCTCCCCAGCAGAAACAATGAATAAAGTTCACATGGTAATTTTACCTGCACATTGTGATCATGCAGAGCTCTCGGGAGGATTTCAGACCCAAAGTCATGTAGTTCTGCGTATCTTGACCTGAGAATGCCAACATTAGAATTCAGGCTGACAGGAGAACCGCATCGTCACAAGAGCAGGTTCTTACTTTAGAAGGTTCAGCAGAACATCTCTTTTGAAGACATAAACTCCCATCGACGCAATATATGGATATTTAGCAGGGTCGTCTATGGCGAAATTGAGAAAACTGGTATCCACTTTCTGCAATGATCAATGGGTTAAATTTCAGAAACTAGACCTCATTCAAGATGTAGAGATATATCTGAATCAGTGAGCTAAGGTGAGCGCTAACCATCGCTTCCAGATCGGCACCCTTTGGCTTCTCAGAAAATTGGACCACACGGCCTGAACTGTCGAACTTCACTAGCCCGTACTCAGATGCCCGGCTTCCAAAACAAAGAAAAGCAAATCAGGATGCAGTGCAACTTCACCAAAAGGAAGATACAACTCATAAATAAGGATCTGGGATGTACAAGAATAGTTAATACCTCTCTCCAACAGGGGCACATGATAAAGTAATGTCAGCATTGTCATCCACATGTTTCTGTAAAGGATGTATGCCACAGCTTGGTCAGCCAGTTCAAAACAGAACATACACTAGAGCTGGTTAAAGAGAACATCACAAACCTGCACAAGCTCCATGTAATCCATGCGATAAAGCTGATCGCCCGACAAGATCAAAATGTGCTCTATGGATTTATTCTTATAATAGTCCTGGAGAGGTAGACAGAACACAATAAGCATTACTTTAACAGATCCAGATGTACAAGTATGAGGTGCAAGGAGGGTCATGTGCTCCTAGATAGTACTCTTCTCACCTCAAGCACCCAGATAAATTTTCTGACGGCGTCCGCTGTTCCGCGGAACCATCCAGCAGCCTCCCCAGGCATTTGCGTCGCGGCCAATACCTATTTGTTGCAAAAAGGTGTATCAGTCAACCTGTGCTGTAGTCAGCTAAAAGCCCAAGGCATCGAGATGAAGATCATAAAAAAAGTTGAGTACAACAAACTAATAATCTGAGGTCAACTACCTCAACAGATCCATCAGTGAAATTGATTCCCCCGCCGAGGTAGGTGCGATGAATGTGACGATTAAGGGAGGCCGAGTTGAACTGCGTCATGACGAATATCTTGTtgatgccactgttgaagcagTTGCTCATGGGAATGTCGATGAGCCTGTAACATCCTCCAATAGGAACCTGAGCAATGCAACAAAGGGAAAGGAACAAGATTCAGGCTGGCGATCCGAAGATGACTGGACGGGCTACATGGATGGTCACTGATAGCCTTGAGGTTGACATCATGTCAGTTAAAGTGGGGGGCATCATCGGGTCCGGCTACATAAACCACTGCTGCTAATAATGATTTAAACACAACACAATGCAGAAACCTTGCTACTGAATAATGAGCTGTACTTCAACTGGTCCTATCCAAATAATTTAACATGTGCAGATGACAACTGAAATTTGAATAAAGTTTTTTCTTTCATATCTACCTAAAACTGGGACATGATCTAGAACGTTTCTGCAAATGACAGAGAATTTATTTTCATTCCTTTTGCAACTGAGACGTACTAGTATCAAACTATCaacttgaaataaaaaaaaagtaaaaaacatATGACTGGAAGATGAATGTGTAATCTTACAGCAGGTGTGGCCCTTGTGCTTGTGAGAGGGAAGAGCTGAGTCCCGGTGCCACCGCCGAGTATGACCGCAGCAACCTCGTTCGGATCGGCGTAATTCCTCCGGAAGGACGTCCGGAGAACCTGCAGATGTTTTTTTTTTGCATCAAAAAGTCAGAGATGCTAACATAACAGAGTGTCTCCTTGCAACTCAACCATCATCTGACTGGAATGAAACTTACAAGGGTGTCTGCCGGGCTGGCGTCGGAGGTGAGCACGCACTGCGCGCCGGTAGCGGCGGGGCCCCTGCCACCGTTGCACATCCTCCTGGAGGCCCTCTCGTGCCTGATGCTGCTGCTGTCCCCGACCTTGAGGCGCTCGCAGGCGGAGCCCTCTCTCCTGACGGGGGAGACGCACGCTTTGCCCTCCAGGGGCAGCACGCTGCTGAACTGCATCGATGACATTCGCAGTCCACCTGCAACTGCAACAAGATGAGAAGTTCAGAACGATCAGCAACCATGGAACCTTCAGAAATCCGTTAACTGCAGATGACCTGGCCCAAATCACTGATGAATGAAGTTATACATGGAGCAAAAAGAGCACGGACTTTTTTCGCTCTCTGACGGTCACGGGTCACGGCCCTATGTAAAGTTCAGTATACTTCAGAACAATGATCATGGGAAAAAGGACTAGTGGAAGAGTGGGAAAGGTGTCAAGGACTTTGTGACTTTTCAGGGCAGGGTCACGTGAATCAGGAGGTGATCCTCTGATCTTGTGGCTGGCGTTCTTCCTTTGCTGTTTCCTCTTCTGAACTCGCAAGGAAGCAAGGCAGAATATCCCGATGAACTTTGCAAGTGGAAACGGAGACTTGCACGAGGATTTCACTGCACATGTGAACTTGTTGTGGACACGAGGAAAGATGCACATGTGAGTAGTGCTGTTTTCAAGGCAGCGGCGATGATGAAACCGGGTTACCGAGCTGGTCAGAGCCTAGAAGCCGCAATATTTGAAGAAATTTAAGCAGGTCTCGACTCCCATCCCATTTTCGTCGTCGGGAACGCAAAACAAATGCTCCTGCAGTCACCACTGGGCACAGGTAGAGATCgaggaaaggaaaggaaaggaaaggagGACCCCAATCACCGGCGAGCCTCCTCCTTTTTACAGCGAGCACGAATGAAATGACTGAAGTGGTGATGTTCAGTCGTTGGCATCAGTTACTAATTCAGACAAGAGAAAACTAGTGTAATAAATCAACATGCTACTGCTTCTCCCGTTGATGAGAAACCGAGGGGCCGTGATCCTGAAATTAAGTCGGCAACAAGATCCGTCCTCCTTCCTCCTCGCCGGCCGCTGGCCCACCAAccacgccgccggcgccgcgcGCGCGGTGTCACTCACTCACCTCACGCCCGCCCCCACATGTACGCACCGCCGCCCGCCCAATCGGTCCACCACCGCTCGCGCCACCCCTCCCGTGCCCCGCCGGCGTCGGAATGGGGAGGCATTAATGCGCGGCGGAGTCCGGCCGGGAGGAACAGGCAGCGGCCCGCCACCTTTGCGCCACCGGAATGCAAATTAATCAATcggcaaggggggagggagggacggAAATGTGTTACCTGCGGCTGCCGGGGACGGACGGACGGCGGGTTAACGGATCGACGGGCGACCGGGCAAGCGACGGATCAAATGCAGGGAAGAAGAGGNNNNNNNNNNNNNNNNNNNNNNNNNNNNNNNNNNNNNNNNNNNNNNNNNNNNNNNNNNNNNNNNNNNNNNNNNNNNNNNNNNNNNNNNNNNNNNNNNNNNNNNNNNNNNNNNNNNNNNNNNNNNNNNNNNNNNNNNNNNNNNNNNNNNNNNNNNNNNNNNNNNNNNNNNNNNNNNNNNNNNNNNNNNNNNNNNNNNNNNNNNNNNNNNNNNNNNNNNNNNNNNNNNNNNNNNNNNNNNNNNNNNNNNagagagagagagagagaggagaggagaggagagctggTCGAGCCGTTGAGTTCGGGGGCTGTGGTGATGTGGAGGGCGGGGCATATAAAGCGGGCCGAGGCGTTGGCGTCCCACTGCACTGCAAGAGAGCGGACGGTGTGGAGCAGCCCAGACAGCAGAGGGAGCACCGTGCCCGAGCGTAGCGTGAGGGCGGCATGGCCCGGACTGGACTCTCGC
The sequence above is a segment of the Triticum dicoccoides isolate Atlit2015 ecotype Zavitan chromosome 1A, WEW_v2.0, whole genome shotgun sequence genome. Coding sequences within it:
- the LOC119293643 gene encoding glucose-1-phosphate adenylyltransferase large subunit, chloroplastic/amyloplastic-like, whose protein sequence is MSSMQFSSVLPLEGKACVSPVRREGSACERLKVGDSSSIRHERASRRMCNGGRGPAATGAQCVLTSDASPADTLVLRTSFRRNYADPNEVAAVILGGGTGTQLFPLTSTRATPAVPIGGCYRLIDIPMSNCFNSGINKIFVMTQFNSASLNRHIHRTYLGGGINFTDGSVEVLAATQMPGEAAGWFRGTADAVRKFIWVLEDYYKNKSIEHILILSGDQLYRMDYMELVQKHVDDNADITLSCAPVGESRASEYGLVKFDSSGRVVQFSEKPKGADLEAMKVDTSFLNFAIDDPAKYPYIASMGVYVFKRDVLLNLLKSRYAELHDFGSEILPRALHDHNVQAYVFTDYWEDIGTIRSFFDANMALCEQPPKFEFYDPKTPFFTSPRYLPPTKSDKCRIKEAIISHGCFLRECKIEHSIIGVRSRLNSGSELKNAMMMGADSYETEDEISRLMSEGKVPIGVGENTKISNCIIDMNARIGRDVVISNKEGVQEADRPEEGYYIRSGIVVIQKNATIKDGTVV